CCTTCAAGTTCTCCGCTCCAGCTTAAGTGCCAAATGATGCAAAGTCCTTCGCCCGCACCCTCCAAATCAAATGGAGGTCCTGCAGGAAGATCAAGAATGTTGAGGTCAGCATCGGTGATGACCCATGCCATATTCTCACCGGTCTCGCCTGTAAGCGTTACGTTGATCGGATCAGCCACACCGTCAAGTGCACAGATTGTTGTTGGGTCTTCTGTAGAAATCTCTCCACCGTCAGCTACATATCGTGTTACTTCAATCGGGTTCGATAGATCGAAGCAGTCACCTGAAAGGTCACCTGCAT
This region of Cryomorphaceae bacterium 1068 genomic DNA includes:
- a CDS encoding T9SS C-terminal target domain-containing protein, which codes for AGDLSGDCFDLSNPIEVTRYVADGGEISTEDPTTICALDGVADPINVTLTGETGENMAWVITDADLNILDLPAGPPFDLEGAGEGLCIIWHLSWSGELEG